The following proteins are co-located in the Callithrix jacchus isolate 240 chromosome 10, calJac240_pri, whole genome shotgun sequence genome:
- the VSIG10L2 gene encoding V-set and immunoglobulin domain-containing protein 10-like 2 isoform X2 → MGDQFIMLSCEWPGGEPPAMLGWLDEQQQPLGGSSSSMAVHLLQAQEDLAGREFTCQGTHLLRTPDPHCHLRLGSKGTNRGVQEKTLRRRQALKHQPPPQVWILHKKPQMLQ, encoded by the exons ATGGGGGACCAGTTCATCATGCTGAGTTGTGAGTGGCCTGGCGGCGAGCCCCCAGCCATGCTGGGCTGGCTTGATGAACAGCAGCAGCCCCTGGGCGGCAGCAGCTCCTCGATGGCTGTTCACCTCCTGCAGGCCCAGGAAGATCTGGCTGGCCGAGAGTTCACCTGCCAGGGCACTCACCTGCTCAGGACCCCTGACCCCCACTGCCACCTCCGGCTGG GGAGCAAAGGCACCAACAGAGGGGTTCAAGAGAAGACGCTGAGGCGCAGGCAG GCCTTGAAACACCAACCGCCACCCCAGGTTTGGATCCTGCACAAGAAACCACAGATGCTCCAGTGA